The stretch of DNA CCGAAGCAGGGCGGCGAGGAGCAGGCCGCCGGCGGCGCCGAAGAGCGCCCCTCCGCCGAGGCGGGCCACCAGCTCCCGCGCGCCCGAAACGACGGAGGGGGAATCGGCGTGGACGGCCAGTTCGAGGGCGACCACGGCGACGATCGCGCCGATCGGATCGATCAGCACTCCTTCCGCCTCGAGCACGGTCTGCAGGTCGCTGCGAAGGCGGATCCGGCGGACCAGGGGTTGGATCACCGTCGGGCCGGTGACGATCACCAGCGTGCCGAAGAGGAGAGAGAGACGCCAATCCCAGCCGAGGAGGAGGTGGGCCGCCGCGGCGCCGCCGAGCGCGGTGATCACCGCGCCGATCGTGATCAGCCGGCGGATCACGCCCGACTCGCGACGGATTTGGCGGAGGTTCAGGTTGAGTCCCCCCTCGAAGAGGATCACCGCCACCGCGTACCCGACCAGCGCCCGGAGCGCCTCTCCCAGCGATTCCGGGCGGATCACGCCGAGCGCCTCCGGGCCGAGGAGAGCCCCCGCGGCGAGAAGGAGCACGATTCCCGGGATCCGCAGGTGCCATGCGATCGACTGCGCCGCCAGCCCCGCGAGCAGGGCGAGGGCGACGGTGAGCGCCGGATCGGCGAGTGTCGGGTGCGGCATGGTTCCTCCCTCGGGGCGTCGCCGGAGCGCAGGCGGGAGATCCGCCCCGTCCCCTTTTCCTACCACAAACGGTCTCCCCGGGGCCAGAGGCGGGTTCCCGCGCCACCCCTTTCGGGGCGCCTCCCGAGGGGATTCCGGGGCTTGACAAGATGGAGAAATGTGCTAGATTTATCGTTTCTATGAGGGAGGGTACCCCTCCCGGGAACGAAGGATGGTGGAAGCATGGATTCGATCAAACAGCTGCAGTCGAGCCAGGTCCGCACGGACCTTCCCGATTTCGGGGCGGGCGACACGATCGCCGTCTCGGTGCGCGTGAGGGAAGGGGACAAGGAGCGCACACAGGTGTTCCAGGGTGTGGTGATCCAGCGGCGCGGCAGCGGGTTTTCCGAGACCTTCACGGTTCGTAAGGTGAGCGGTGGGATCGGAGTGGAGCGGGTTTTCCCGAACCAATCCCCCTCCGTCGCCGCCATCAAGTTGATCCGCCGCGGGCGTGTGCGCCGCGCACGGATCTTCTATCTGCGCGACCGGATCGGCAAGGCGGCGCGCGTGAAGGAGAAACGGGGCTAGTGCCCCCCGCGTACCGCTTCTCGGAAGAACTCGTCGGCCGTCTTTTCCGGGTGACCCTGGAGGAGACGGCTTTCTCGTTTTTCCCGGCGCGGCGGAAGAGACGGCCCGACCCGACCGACGAGTTGGAGCGCCCCTTCCGGCTTCGCGGCCGGACCGTCGCGGGCGTGGACGAGGCGGGCCGCGGCCCACTGGCGGGCCCGGTGGTGGCCGCCGCCGTGATCCTCGACCCGGACCGAACGCCGGACGGACTGGACGACTCCAAGAAGCTCTCCCCGGCGGCGCGTTCGGCCCTTTTCCCCCGTATCGTGCGGAGTGCCCGCGCCGTCGGAGTCGGGCTGGCGAGCGCCGGCGAGATCGACGAGGGGAACATCCTGGCCGCCGCGCGCACCGCCATGATCCGCGCGGTGCGGGCGCTTCCCGAACCGCCGGACTGGGCGGCGGTGGACGGCCGCCGGCTCACCGGTTTCCCCATCCCCCAAATCGCCGTCGTCGGTGGAGACCGGCTCGTCCCGTCGATCGCCGCCGCCTCGGTGGTCGCCAAGGTTCTCCGCGACCGGCTGATGGAGGCGTTGGACCGTCTACTTCCCGTATACGGATTCGCCGGCCACAAGGGATACCCCACCGAGGATCACGCCGAGGCGATCCGGGAGAGGGGGGCGTCCGCCGTGCACCGCGCCACCTTCCACGTTCCTTGCGCGCCGGGAGAACGACGATGACGGAACGCGCCGAATCGGGGCGTTTGGGAGAGCGACTCGCCGCGGCTTTTCTGGAAAACGCGGGCCATCGGATCTTGGATCGCAACTATCGTACCCCCCGCGGGGAGATCGACCTGATCACCGAGGAGGGTGGGGATCTGGTCTTCGTGGAGGTCCGCCTGCGGAGCGGCACCGGTTTCGGGGGGGCGGCGGGATCGGTCGGTCCCGGAAAGCGGCGCCGGCTGGTGCGGGCCGCCGAGCGTTACTTGCTGGAGGCCGGCGATCCGGACCGACCGTGCCGTTTCGACGTCGTCTCCATCACCGCCGAGGGGGATTCCCACAGGATCGAGCACCTCAGAAACGCCTTCGACGGGGAGGGGAGGGCGACGGGAACCTGGTCTTCCGGACGTCCCCCCCGGTAGGGTCTTGGGCCGCCCGCGGTTCCGGCCGATGCATGGAGAGGGGGTCCCCGAAAGGGGCTGCCGTTCCCGGCTTTTTATAGTAAGGTATAGCCATATCGGCTGTTACGGTTTGGGGGAATCATGGGCTTTCGGGTCATCGCAGCGGCGCTCCTCCTCATGGTCTCGCTCCTCGCCGGTTGTTCGGAGAAATCCCCCAATGATCCGAACGGCAACGGGAACGTGACAAAGGATGAGGCTTACTGGACCGATGTCGGCTGGGCACGGTATGAGACGGGCGATTTCCAGGACGCCCTCAACGCGCACCTGAACGCCCTCAAAATCGATTCCACCTATGTGCCCGCCATCTCCGGTCAAGCGTGGGTGAACCTGGAACTCGGTTGGAGCGGGCTCGCGCTCCGGCAGTTCGAGGAGGCGATCGGCTATGACAGCCTCTGCGTGGATTGCCGTTACGGCGCCGCCTACATGGCCCACACCCAAGCGCTCACTTTCACCGGCAACTCCCGGCCCCATTACGAAAAGACGGTACGATACGGGGAGGATGCGCTCGAACTGAGCGGCGACGGTTGGATCTTCCGGTACAACGAGGAAGTGAACGCCGGCGGCCTCCGGGTGTTGCTCGCCCGCGCCTATTACGCCCTCGCCGAATACGACCGCGCCCACGACATCGTGGACCTCCTCGACCCGAACAACACGCTGAACCCGAGCGAGCCGGGGTATCTGCAGGACCTGCTCATCGCCATCGAGAGCCTGGGAGGGGGGGGGAATTGAGAAAAGCGGTGAGGACGGGCGCCCTGGCATGGGTTCTGGGGATGTTGGCTTTCACGGCGCTCTCACCGGGCGCGCAGGAGATCGTCCCCGTCGGGGCGGCGCTCTTCTCCGCTCCCGCGGATATTCAATTCGTCGGTGATTATTTATACGTGATTTATCCGTCCGGGTTCGCCGTGGTGAACGCCTCTTCCCCGTACGAGCCTTCCCGTATTGCCGAGAGGGCGATCCCCGGGGAGGGGCGGGGAATCTTCGCCGGCGACTCGCTGGTCTATCTGAGCTGCGGAACCGGCGGTTTGGTCACCGTCGACGTCTCCGTTCCCTGGGCCCCCGTGATGCTGGACACCGTACCGGCGGGCTCCTCCTTCGGGAGGATCGTGGAGAACCGCGGGCGGATCCTGGTGGCGGACGACCGGGACGGCCTCGTTATCTTCGGTTTGGACGATCCCGGCCATCCGGAGAAACTCAGCGCCTTCGACGTGGGCGTGGAGATCGAGGACATGGTCGCCGCCGGGCGGGTCGCCTATCTGGCGACGGAACTCGCCGGCGTGCAACTGGTGGACATCTCCTCCTGGGAGGGAGTTCCACTCACCGGTCTTGTCGAGCTCGCCCCGGCGAACGATTTGGTCCTCTCCGGGGACACCCTCTTCGTCGCCCGTGGCGCCTTGGGCATCGCCGCGGTGGATGTGGCCGACTCGTCGGCGCCGTCGATTCTCGCCGGGACGTGGGTTCCGCCGGACACCCTCGACGGCATCGCCGGGATCGACTCTCTGTTGGCGGCGGTCGCCGGCGACTCCGTTCTTCTCTTCCGTAAATCGGATCTTTCCGGCGGACCGGTGGGGGTCGTGGAGGACACTTCCGGCATCGGCCGGGTCTTCCGGTCCGGAAATCTGGTCGCGCTCGCCTCGGAAAGGGACGGGGTCGTTCTCTCCGATCTGATCCTTCCGAAGTCGACGGCGCTTCTCACGCGATACCTTCCCGGTAATTTCACGATTCAAACGGTTTCCGTCCTGGGGGACAGCGTGTTTCTGGGTACGAGCGAAGCCGGAGTATTTCTGGCGTCGCTCGAGAATCCCCTGGAGCCCGAATCGCTCGGCGTTATCGTGACGGACGGGAACGTGCTCGATTGCGATGTCCGGCGGAGTCTGCTCTACACCATAGAGGACCGCGACACTCCGGGCGGCGTTCGGATTTACGACGTCGCCGCCGGGGAGCGGATCGCGAACCTCTCCCTTCCCGGAATCATGACGGAGATGACCCGAAGCGATTCGATTCTCTATGTCTGCGCCGTCGATCGGGGCGTTTACGTGTTGGACGTCTCCGATTCCTCGGCGCCCGCACTCGTCGATTCCGTGCCGATCGGCTCGGTATCGAACCGCTTCGCTCGTTCGGTGGACATCGCCGGCGATCTCGCCGCGGTGGCCGAGGGAACGGCCGGGTTAAGGATCCTGGATCTCTCCGATCCGCTTCATCCCGTCGAGCTGGGCGCCTATAACCCGTTCGATTTCGTGTCCGACGTAGTCTGGGGGGAAGGGGGACGGCTTTACGTCTGCCTGCGCACCACCGGCGTCCTCGTTCTCGACGTGAACGATCCCGAGGCTCCCGATTCGGTGGGAGTGCTCGATATCGATCCTTTCTTCGACAAGCCGATTCTGCTGGAGGACATCATCCGATCCGCCGAATTCCTTTACATCACCGGCTACGGGGGGATCGGCGGGTCGGGGGATCTGCACATCGTCTCCATCGACGATCCCGACGGACCGGAATACGTCAAGGCGGTCGAGTCCTCCGGGAATCCCTATGACATCCGCTTGGTGGGGAACACCATTCACGTGGCCGCCGGGTCCGATGGATATGAACAGTACGGGGTGTTCAACGATTTCGACCTGATCCGGCGGGGTCGCTATCGGCCCTCGCCTCCGGTGAGCCTGGCGGGCGCATCCGATTCGCGGATTCTCATCGTCGACGACGAAGGGGGCGTTTGGCCGTTGGCGGTGGTGGGAGGGGAGTCTCTCGCCGTCGGCGAGCGCTACGACCTGGGCGGACCGGCGAACGATCTCTTCGTCGAGGAGAGGCGCGCCTTCGTCGCCCTGAACGGTGAGGACCGTTTGGCGATGTTCGACCTCCCCTTGAGCACCCAGGCTTTCTTCTCCCGGTGGATTCCTCTCGACGCGGCGGCGCAAGGTGTGGACGTCGTCGATTCGCTTCTCTACGTGGCGCAGGGTACGGGGGGGCTCGCGGTATTCGACGTCTCGCGAACCGACACGGTGATCCGGGTCGGTTCCTACGTGACCGACGGCGTGTACGACTTGGGCGGGGCCGCGGCGACCTCGGTCCGGGTCAGTGACGGCGTGGCCTACGTGGTCACCCGCGACCGAACCAATTCCCTCTTCCTGCTCGACGTGACCGACCCGTCGGCGATCGAGGCGCTCGGCACGTACGGCAGCGGGCGCCGCGCGTTCCACGTGGCCGTCTACGGCGGCTATGCCTATCTGACCCAGCGGATCACCGGCATGGAGGTGATCGACGTCCAGAATCCGGCCAACCCGCTTTTCGTGATCGACCGGAACGACATGTTCGACGCGCGTTTCATGGAGATCGCCGAGGACGCGCTGTTCGTGGCGCGCCGCACGAGCGGCCTTTCGGTGCTCGACCTGACCAACGCCTACAATCCCAGCGTGATCTTCAACCGGGTCACGGCCGGAGCGGTGGATGACCTGGCGCTCCACAGCAGCTATCTCGTCTTGGCGGATCGCAATGCGGCGCGGGTTTTCCTGCAGGACTTCGCCAACGCGGACCAGCAGGCGCCGGGCTACACCGTCGGGATCCTCCCCAACACCTTCGCCAACGCCTACGTGGATTTCATCGTCGTCGCCTCGGAGGCGCTGATCGAAGCGCCGAAGATCCGGTTCAGCATGGGCGAAACCGACTCGCTGCTTTCCGTCTTTCCCCTGAACACGGTGGAACACATCTACCACGCGGGCTACCGCCTCACCCAGACGGGGATCGGCAGCGTGCGCGTCGAGGGGGAGGATCTGGCCGGGAACAAATCGGAAACGAGCCGCGGCTTCTCCGTCTCCTACGTCCGCGGCGCCAAGGGCGGATCGATCTACGACGCCGCCGGCAAGGTGGAGGTGGCGGTCCCCGCCTCGGGTGCGGCGGACGAGGGCTATGTGATTCTCCTTCCCGCCTCTTCCTACGAGCTGGCGGACCGGATGAACGGCATGCCCGATCCGGTCGCCGGCCCCTTCCGCGTCGCCCTCGGTTCCCTGGAGGGACCGGTCACGGTCCGATTGCACGGCGTGGAGCCGGTGGAGGAGGGACCGACGCCGGCGCTCTGGCGGCTCGAAGGCTCCACCTGGGTCCGTGTCGAAGGGGCTTATGACGCGGAGAAACGCGTGGTGGAGGCCGGCCTCCCCGGTTCGTCCTTCTTCCTCTTCTCACCGGAAGGGGGCGCGCCCGCGCCCTTCGTCGTTCGCCTCGACCCGAACCGTCCCAACCCGTTCAATCCGACCACCACGCTCCGATTCTATCTCTCGCGCCCCGCCTCGGCGCGGCTCGCCGTCTACGACGTGGCGGGCCGGATGGTGCGGCTCCTGTTCGACGGGAAGAGCCCCGCCGGTTGGAACGATGTGGTGTGGAACGGCGAGAACGGATCGGGCCGCCCGGTGGGGAGCGGCATCTATCTCTCTCGGCTGGAGGCGGCCGGGCTCGTCCGCACCGGCAAGATGATTCTTCTCCGCTAGTCCCCGCTTCTCCTTTTTCTCGACCCCGGTGCGTTCCCCTTTCTCCCCTCCGTGGTTCTTTGCTCCCCGGGCCGAATCGGTTATGGTGAGCGGAAGGCCGGCGCGTCCCTTGGCCCCGCCGTGCCGAGGAGGACCGCCGATCGATGGAGACGCCTCTCGAGGGGACTCTGGAACGGGTTGTTTTCCGCAATCCGGAAAACAGCTGGACCGTGGCCCGCCTCCGCGATGAGAAGGAAGACCGCATCGTCAGCGTGGTGGGGCGGATGCCCGATCTCTCCGCCGGCGAGTTGCTCCGACTCACGGGCCGGTGGGTTCTCCACCCGCGTTTCGGCGAGCAGTTCGAGGTGGAAACCGTCGAGGTGCGGCCGCCGGTGACGGAGGGGGGAATCGAGCGCTACCTCTCTTCCGGCCTGGTGCGCGGCATCGGCGGCGAGATGGCGCGACGGATCGTGGAGCGTTTCGGCGAGGGAACGCTCGACGTGATCGACAACGAGCCGGAGCGCCTGCTCGAGGTGGACGGGATCGGCGCCAAGCGGCTCGACATGATCCGCGACGGCTGGCGCGACCAGAAGAGCGTTCGCGAAACGCTTATCTTTCTTCACGATCTCCCCATCGGTCCCGCCCTGGCGGCGCGTATCTACGAGACGTACCGCGAGCGAACCGTGCAGACGGTGCGATCCGATCCCTATCTCTTGGCGGATGAAGTGTGGGGGGTCGGCTTCCGCACCGCGGACCGGGTCGCGGAGGCGCTCGGCATAAGCGCCGATTCGCCGCGCCGCGCAGACGCGGGGGTGCTCTACCATCTCGGTCGCCTCCACCAAGCCGGCCACGTTTGCTTTCCCCGGGACGAGTTGGTGAGCGGCACCGCCGCATTCCTCGAGGCCGATGAACAGCACGTCGAGGAAGCCCTCGAGCGCCTCCTCGCCGCCGGCTCTCTCCAAGCGGAGGAGGCGGAGCCGGACCGGGAGCTGATCTACCGCGCCGAGATGCTCCATGCCGAGGAATCGGTGGCGCGCCGCGTCAACACGCTGCTCTCCGAGCCCGGCGTCGGCCCGGCCATCGACACTTTCCAGGCGCTTCGATGGATCGACGCCGCCCTCGATACCCGTCTCGGCGAGGAGCAGCAGGCGGCCGTGGAGGCGGCGCTGGAGGGGCGGGTGACGGTCGTGACCGGCGGTCCGGGGACGGGGAAGACCACGCTGGTCCGCTCGCTGCTCGCCGTGTTGGAACGCTCCGGCGAGGCGGCGCTTCTCGCCGCGCCGACCGGACGGGCGGCGAAGAAGATGGAGGAGGCGACGGGTCGTCCGGCGCGCACCATCCACCGGCTCCTCGAGTTCGATCCGCGAACCGGGCGTTTCCAAAGGGACGCGGAGAACCCGCTCTCCGCGTCCACGGTGATCCTCGACGAGGTCTCCATGGTCGACCTGCTGCTGATGGACGGGCTGTTGGAGGCGATTCCGCCCGGCTGCCGCCTCGTGCTCGTCGGCGACGTGGATCAGCTTCCCTCGGTGGGGCCGGGGAACGTTCTCCGGGACCTGATCGAGTCCGGCCGGGTCCCCACGGTCCGGCTCACCCGGATTTACCGCCAGGCCCGGGAGAGCCGCATCGTCCGAAACGCCCACCGCGTGAACCGCGGGGAGATGCCCCTCATGGATGACGAGGCGCGGGACTTTCGCTTCGTCGTGGCGGAGGACGGCGCGCGCGCGCTCGAGTGGATCCGGTCTTTCCTCGGCGGCGAGGCGAAGAGCGGGTACGGCTTCGATCCGATACGGGACGTGCAGGTGCTCGCGCCGATGCACAAGGGGATCGCGGGCGTGACCAATCTCAACCGCGAGATCCAGGAGCTGCTCAATCCGCGGGGGGAGGAGCTGCGCAGGGAAAACCGCGTTCTCCGGGTAGGGGATAAAATCATTCAGCTACGAAATAATTACGACTTGGACGTGTACAACGGCGACTCGGGTTGGATCGAATCGGTGGACCCGGAGGGACAGAAGGTCGAGGTCCGTTTCGGTCCGCGGTCGGTCATCTACGACTTCGCCCGGCTCGACGAACTGGCGCTGGCCTACGCCGTGTCGGTTCACAAGTCCCAGGGGAGCGAGTACCGGGCGGTGGTGGTTCCCCTTCTCGGCGAGCACTACCCGATGCTGCAGAGGAACCTGCTGTACACGGCGCTCACCCGTGGGCGCGAGCTGGTGGTGCTGGTCGGCACCAAGCGAACCGTCGGGCTCGCCGTGCGGAACAACCGCATCCGGCATCGCTACTCCCTGCTCGCCGAACGCCTCTGGCGCGCGGTCCTCCCCGGAGGAGTCGCATCTTGAGCCGCCGCGCCGCCCGAGCCGCCGCCGCCCTCGTCGCCCTGCTTCTCCTCGCGCGGCTCGCCACCCTCGGGCTCCCCCCGCTTTTCGACGCCACGGAGGGGCGCTACGCCGAAATCGGCCGCGAGATGCTCGGCTCCGGCGATTGGATCACGCCCACCCTGCACGGCGGGGAGCCTTTCTGGGCGAAGCCGCCCCTCCATTTCTGGATGACCGCCCTCTCGCTCCGCGCGTTCGGCGTGAACGAGTGGGCGGCGCGCTTCCCCGGTTTCCTTTCCGGTCTCGGGATTCTGGCGCTCACGATGATCGCCGCGCGCCGGCTCTACGGCGGCCGGGCGGCGCTCCTCGCCGGCTCCATCCTCGGCTCGTCGGGACTCTTCGCGCTCCTCGTCGGCACGGTGATCCTCGACGTGACCTTCACCTGCACGGTGACCGGCGCGCTCGTCTGCTATCTCCTGTTCCGCAAGGATCCCTCCCGACGTTGGCCGGGGCTCCTCCTCTTTCTCTTTCTCGGTCTCGGTCTTCTCGCCAAGGGGCCGATCGCGCTCGTCCTCGCCGGACTCCCCGTCTTTTTCGACGTGATCCGCGCGCGGAAACTCGGCGCGGTCCGACGTCTTCCCTGGGTGGCGGGGATCGGCCTCCTGCTCCTCGTCGCCGTCCCCTGGTACGTCCTCGCGGAGAGGAAAACGCCCGGGTTTTGGAATTATTTCTTTCTGCACGAACATTTTCTCCGATACGTGCGCGCCGAGTACGGCGACCGCTACGGCCACGGCCACGTCTCCCCCTACGGCCTGATCTGGGCGCTCGGCCTGCTCGGCTTTCTCCCCTGGACGCCCGCCGCGGTCGGCGCGGCGATCCGGCGTTTCCGCCCCCACGCGACGACGGGCGCCGGCGACCCGTCGGAGGAAGAGGGCACCGCGTTTCTCTGGCTGTGGGCGCTCTCGCCGCTCCTCTTCTTCACCTTCAGCCGTTCCCTCTCGCTTCCTTACGTCTTTCCCGCCTTTCCGCCGCTGGCGATTCTCCTCGGCCGGGAGGCGGCGGGAGAAGGAGGGATTCCGGCCCGTCGAGTCGGGCTCGCCGTTCCGCTGTTTCTCCTGGTCGCCGGGACCGTCTACGGTTTGGCCCGATTCTCAGGCCGTCCGGCGGAGGGGGCGGCGCTCCTCCTCCCCCTGCTCCTTGCCGGAGGGGCGGCGCTCTTCGCGTTCCGGCGGGGAGGCTCGGCGGCGGCGATCCTCTCCGGTTCGCTCCTCTTCCCCCTTTTCCTGATCGCCCTCTCCGTCGCCGTTCCCGGCGCGGTGGAGGAGGGGAAGTCGACGCGGCACCTCGCCCGGGCGACGGCTCCCCTCGGGGGAGAGCCTCTCTTTTTCGACGGCGTCCCTCCCTCGGCGGAGTTCTATTTCAGGGGGCGGGCGGTGAATCTGCGCGGCGAGGTCGGGGAGATCCTCCGCCGCTTCGAGGACGGGGGGGGGGATTTGCTCCTTCTCCGGGAGAAGCAGGAGCGGTATCTTTCCTCCACGATGATCGCCGCGCTGGAGCCTCTCCGTCGAACCGGGGATTACGTGATTTATCGGATCGTGGGGACGCCGGAGCGGGAGGCCGCGACGACCGCGGCGGAGAGAAAGGAGAAATAGAAGATGCGCGCGGATTCGGGAGCGAAAGGGAAGACGTCCGGGCGTGAAATCGTCGGCGCCGTTCTCGACCCGCTCCGGAGGCTCCGCCTGGAGGAGGCGCTCTTCGTTCTTCTCTTCATTCCATCCACGGCGGTGACGGTCTGGGCGAACCTGGAGATGCAACGCGCCGGCGAGGGATCCCGCAAGATCGAGGGAGGGATACTCCGGCTGGTGATCGTCGCCGCCGTGGCGGCGCTCCTGCCGCTCTTGGAGAAGGCGCGCCGCTCCCCCTCGGCCTCCCGGGCGCTCCGGGAGTCGGTGGAGTTCTTCCGGGTCATCCTCCCCTTCGCGCTCTGCTCGGCGGTCTACACGAACCTGCACGACACGGTCCGTTTCGTGAATCCCCACGACATCCACACGACGCTCGCGATGATCGAGGAGCGGTTGTTCGGTCTCCAGCCGGTGGTCTGGGCGGAGCAGTTCATCACGCCGGCGCGCACCGAGTTCTTCAGCTTTTTCTACACCAATTTCTTCCTCGTCGCCCCCTCGGTGGCGCTGTTGCTCTGGTTCACCGGCAGGAGGAGGGAGGCGCGGGAGACTCTCCTCGGCGTGATCATCACGTTCTACACCGGCTACGTGCTCTACGTGATCTTTCCCGCCGCGCCTCCTCGACTCTATTTCGAGTCGCTCGGCCTCTTTTCGGTCAACCTCGGCGGCGGCGCGATCGCCGATTTCCAGAACGCGCTGATCGCGATGATGCCGAACCACGCCTCGCGCGCCGCCTTCCCGAGCCTGCACACCGCGGTGAGTCTCGTTTCCCTCTACTACGCCTGGCGCTACTGCCGCCGTTTCTTTCCGATCCTCCTCTTTTTCGTGATCGGTCTGCTCGCCTCCACGGTCTACCTGCGCCATCACTACGTGGTGGATCTGATCGCGGGAGCCTTTCTGGTCCCCTGGACCGCCTGGGTGACGCCCCGGCTGGATCGTCTCTGGCAGCGTTTCCGCGGGGGCCGGTCCGATCGCGTTGACAGCGAGCGGAGCCTCCTCTAGACTGGTCCCCGAACCGAAATCCACACCCTCTCCCGCCGCGATTCCTCTCCGAGCCGGCGGCCGATGGAGGAGATCGACCGAATGGCATCCGAGCATGTGATGGAAGTGGCGGACAACGATTTTCAGGAGAAAGTGATCGGGTCGCCGGTCCTGGTGATCACGGATTTCTGGGCCGAATGGTGCGGCCCGTGCAAACGAATCGGCCCGATCCTGGAGGAAGTGGCCGACCAATACGGCGGCAAGCTGAAGATCGCCAAGATCAACGTGGACGTGAATCCCACCGTGGCGGCGAACTTCGGCATCCGGAGCATTCCCACCCTGCTTTTCTTCAAGGGGGGCGAGGTGGTGGATACGGTCATCGGCGCCGTGCCGAAAAAGGAGATCGTGGAAAAGGTCGAGAAGATCATCGGTTAGGGAAAGGACCGTTGGAAACCACGGGGTCCGGTCGGGGCGCCTCCACGAGGGGCGCCGCCCGGCCGGGCCCTTTTTCGCGCCGGCCCGGCGGGGAGTAGAGACCTTGAAACTCGAAGCGATTCCGATCGATCGTCTGCTGGTGCGCGCTCATTCCCTCTGGGCCGATCGTTGGCTGATACTCGCCGCCGGCGACCTCGCCGCCGGGGAGTACAACGCCATGACCGTCGCCTGGGGGAGCCTGGGCTGCATGTGGAATTTCCCCTTCGCGCAGGTGGTGGTTCGTCCCACACGGCACACCTACGGCTTCATGGAGCGTTTTCCCGGCTTCACGCTCTCCGTGCTCCCGGAGCCGCTCCGGGAGGCGGCGCGGATTCTGGGCACCCGGTCCGGCCGGGACGGGGACAAGATCGCCGCCGCTGGCCTGACGCCGGTTCCGTCGGAGCGCGTCGCCGCTCCCGCCTTCGCCGAGGCGGAACTCGTCCTCGAGTGCCGAACTCTCTATTCCCAGGATATGGATCCCGCACGTTTCCTGGACCCCTCCATAGAAGAGCGTTACCCCGAGAAGGACTACCACCGCGTCTATTTCGGCGAGATCGTCGCCGCGCGGGGGACGGCGACTTGGAACGCCCCGTAATTCGATTTATGGGTGAATTTCGCGCCCCTCCCGTTTTCCCTTGTGCGCCGCCGCCGCCGCCGCTATGCTCTTTATCCGGAAGAAGTGCGACGGAGGGAGCGGCATGCGCGACATGATCGAGCTGCGCGGCGTGGTGGAAGCGTGCCGCCGTTGTCCCCTCGGCCGGACCCGGACCCAGCCCGTGTTCGGCGCCGGCGACGAGAGCGCGGATGTGGTGCTGATCGGCGAGGCGCCCGGCCGCCGGGAAGACGAGAGCGGCGTTCCCTTCGTCGGACAAGCGGGGAAGCTGCTGGACAAGGCGCTGGAGGCGGTCGGCCTCCGGCGGGAAGAGATATACATCGCCAACGTCCTCAAATGCCGGCCGCCGGAGAACCGGAATCCCAAGCGGGAGGAGATCGAGGCGTGCCGCCCCTTCCTGGAGGAGCAGCTCGCGCTCATCCGTCCCCGGGTTCTGGTGCCGATGGGCAATTTCGCGCTCAACCTCTTTACGCGGAAACGGGTGAGCATCAGCAAGGCGCACGGCCAGCGATTCTCCTGGAGCGACCGGACGGTGATCCCGATCTACCACCCCGCCGCGGTGCTC from Candidatus Eisenbacteria bacterium encodes:
- a CDS encoding flavin reductase family protein; translation: MKLEAIPIDRLLVRAHSLWADRWLILAAGDLAAGEYNAMTVAWGSLGCMWNFPFAQVVVRPTRHTYGFMERFPGFTLSVLPEPLREAARILGTRSGRDGDKIAAAGLTPVPSERVAAPAFAEAELVLECRTLYSQDMDPARFLDPSIEERYPEKDYHRVYFGEIVAARGTATWNAP
- a CDS encoding uracil-DNA glycosylase, producing MRDMIELRGVVEACRRCPLGRTRTQPVFGAGDESADVVLIGEAPGRREDESGVPFVGQAGKLLDKALEAVGLRREEIYIANVLKCRPPENRNPKREEIEACRPFLEEQLALIRPRVLVPMGNFALNLFTRKRVSISKAHGQRFSWSDRTVIPIYHPAAVLYNRSLETVLAEDFRRIVAFLASGDEAEAEPEQMTLF